DNA from Leucobacter aridicollis:
GGCGTCGCCCGGCCCGAGCGACAACCGCACGGTCATGCGAGCGCTGCGCCGCACCGTGGGGGCATGGATCGGGCTTCCCGCGTTCCGCTGGATGCTCGAGCCCGCGACCTGGGTGCTGCGCACCGAGTCCGAGATGGTGCTCAAGAGCCGCTGGGTGGTGCCGGAGAAGCTCCTCGAGGCGGGCTACGAGTTCGCGTGGCCGGAGATAGAGCCGGCGCTGCGCAACGTGTGGGCGGGCCGGCGGGGCTAGCGCCTGCGGCGCGGGCCTGGGGTTGGCCGGGCTTGGCGGCCCTGGCCCGCCCTGACCCGCCCTGGCGCCCCGGCGGCCTGGCGGCCGGGCGGCCGGGCTTGGGCTGCGCCGTTCTGCCCCCACTGGCCTCCGCCACACCATATTCGTACCAGCACACCTTTCTGAGGTGATTAATGATGTGATCTCGCAAAAACCATGTGCGCGGCCCGCCGGAGAGCACGTTTCTCGCAAGAACACCCGATCCCGACCTTAGGTAATGGCCTCTCCTGCCGGGAACAGGCGGTTTGGCGGGGCGGGCTGGATCTGCGGGTACGGTGGAGGGGTGCAGTCCCGTCGCAAGTACCCCAAAACGCGGTCGGCCGCGACGAGCGCCCGCTACGCTAAACGGCGCAAGAACCGGCTCGCCCGCGTCGACAACGACCTCACCGACGACCAGTGGCAAACCCTGCTCGAGACGTGGGGATGCTGCGCCTATTGCCAGGGCGACGGCGCTGCCCTGCAGCGGGACTGCGTGCAGCCCGTCTCGCGGGGCGGCAGGTATACGCTCGGCAACGTCGTGCCGGCCTGCGCCTCATGTAACGCGAGCAAGCACAACTCCGAGGTCACCAGCTGGCTGCGGCGGAAGAAGCTCGACGAGCGCGCGTTCCTGCTGCGCCACGCGACAATCCTCCAGCAGCTGCTCCCCGTCGCAGAAGAAACTGCAGCGGAAACTACGACCGCGCCGGAGCCAGCCGCAGGCGACGACCACCCCGCCGCGGAGACCGCCAGCTAGCCGTCAAGCCTCAGCGACAGCAGCATTCGCTTGGCATTCTCGTAGTCCTCGGTCTGCATGAACGCGCGCGCCTCGTCCATGGTGTCGAAGTGCTTCGTTGCATCGCTGATGCTCACCTGGAGCGTGTCGGCAAACTGCACCAGCGCGGATTCGGTCTGCACGAGGTTGTAATAGAAGCAGTACGGTGCTCCCAGCGACGTGTCACTCACCGCCATCGTCGCGAACACGCCCTCGGCGTGTGAGTTCTCGATCGCGCGGTACGTGAACTGTGTCGGTGTCGTGCCGGGCACGGGGTCGCCATGTCGCACGTAGCCGGGAATCTCGACGGGTACTGTCTCGAGGTCAGTCACGGTCAGATAGCTCGTCTCGTCAGGCCCGCTGCCATCGCCCCCGCACCCGCCCCCAAGCCCCATGACTTTACGCGCGTAGGTGAGCTGCAGGTCGCCGTCCTCGTCGACGATGTCGAACCGGAAGAGTTCGTGCTCGGGCTCAGATTCCTCGCTCTCGACGACGCGCCATCCAGGCGCTACCTCAAAGCTGCCGACAGTGCGCGAGTCCGAGAAGCGCTCCCACTGCGCCTCGGGCTCCGGGGCAGGTTCTGTCGTCGGCTCGGGCGAGGGCTTCGGCTCCGGCTTCGAGGTCGTCGGCTCCGGCGTCGGCTCGGGGCTCGGCGCACACGCGCTGAGCAGCAGGGCTGCGGCGAGCGCGCCGATCGCGCCGGCCCTCCCGAGGGCGGTTCGTCGAGAAGTTCCGGGTGCAGGCCTCATAGCCCGATCCTAGGTTGAGCCCAAGTGAAACACGAGGCCCGACACGGAATCTCGAGGGCTCCAGACCCAGCGGATCGAGCTACTCGGCCTCGATCGCCGCGATCGCGGTCGCGTCCGCGCCGTTGAGGAACTCGGTGAGGCGCTCGACCTCGTGCGTTTCACCGATCGCTGCTGCGCCACGACGCAGCGCGTACAGCGCGCGGAGCACGCCACGATTCGGCTCGTGCGACCACGGCACGGGACCGGCACCCCGCCAGCCTGCCTTGCGGAGCGAGTCGAGGCCGCGGTGGTACCCGACGCGAGCGAACGCGTAGGCACCGATCTCGTCGTCGGCCGCTGCCGCGCGGTCCGCGAGCACGGCCCACGCGAGTGGCGACTCCGGGTGTGCGCGCACAATCTGTTCAGGATCCTTGCCTGCGGCGAGCGCCGCGGTCACCTCCGCGTCCGGAGCGAGCAGCGTGGGTTCTGGGCCGAGGAGGTTCTCACCGATCATGTCGCCAGTGTAGCGACCGCGCCGGCGAGCGGTATCCGCACGTGGACGCTGAACTCGGCGGTGTCACCTTCTGGCGCGTGCTCGCTGGCACTCGAGGACACCTTGAGAGATCCACCGTGTGCCTCTGCAATAGCTGTCGCGATTGCGAGGCCGAGCCCGCTCCCAGAGTCGGCTCGCACTCTGCCGCCGCCACGCACAAACGGTTGGTGGAGTTTGTCGACCGTCGCAGCTGGCAGGCGCTCGGCGGTATTTGCGATGCGAAGCACGGAGTCCTCCGCTTCCGCCCGCCA
Protein-coding regions in this window:
- a CDS encoding DUF3151 domain-containing protein — translated: MIGENLLGPEPTLLAPDAEVTAALAAGKDPEQIVRAHPESPLAWAVLADRAAAADDEIGAYAFARVGYHRGLDSLRKAGWRGAGPVPWSHEPNRGVLRALYALRRGAAAIGETHEVERLTEFLNGADATAIAAIEAE
- a CDS encoding HNH endonuclease → MQSRRKYPKTRSAATSARYAKRRKNRLARVDNDLTDDQWQTLLETWGCCAYCQGDGAALQRDCVQPVSRGGRYTLGNVVPACASCNASKHNSEVTSWLRRKKLDERAFLLRHATILQQLLPVAEETAAETTTAPEPAAGDDHPAAETAS